One Lactobacillus crispatus DNA segment encodes these proteins:
- a CDS encoding DedA family protein, with the protein MTNLVFDLINQFGYLAISLLIAIENIFPPIPSEVILSFAGFATHHSQMNVFGVIIASTIGAVVGALVLYWIGTLLNPDRLEKLFDHKLFKLLGFKKGDVQKAIRWFDKYGTGAIFYGRCIPVVRSLISIPAGIAKVKLPKFLIYTSLGSLLWNAILVGLGSYMGENWEQIVLIFEEYSLIIGGLILIALIYFSCKWYKQKIKAD; encoded by the coding sequence ATGACTAATCTAGTTTTTGACTTAATTAACCAATTTGGCTACCTAGCCATCAGTTTGCTAATTGCAATCGAAAACATCTTTCCCCCTATTCCATCCGAAGTAATTCTATCGTTCGCTGGCTTTGCAACCCATCATTCTCAAATGAATGTCTTCGGTGTAATTATTGCTTCAACAATCGGCGCGGTAGTTGGTGCACTAGTTTTATATTGGATTGGCACTTTACTTAATCCAGATCGATTAGAAAAGTTGTTCGATCATAAGTTATTCAAACTACTTGGCTTTAAAAAGGGTGATGTACAAAAGGCTATCAGATGGTTTGATAAATACGGTACCGGTGCAATCTTCTATGGTCGGTGCATCCCTGTAGTTCGTAGCTTAATTTCAATTCCAGCTGGAATAGCAAAAGTTAAATTACCTAAGTTCCTTATTTACACTAGCTTAGGCAGCTTACTCTGGAATGCTATTCTAGTTGGTCTTGGTTCCTATATGGGTGAAAATTGGGAACAAATTGTGTTAATTTTTGAAGAATACTCATTAATCATTGGAGGACTTATTCTAATTGCTTTAATATATTTCTCCTGTAAATGGTATAAGCAAAAAATTAAAGCTGATTAA